CGCAATGCGCCGCTGATCGCGCTGCTGGCGGAAAAGGGCGCGGCCACCGACACCTTCAACAAATACGGCTGGTCGCCGCTGTCTTACGCGACGCGCAACGGCGATACCGCCACGATGAAACTGGTGCTGGACAAAGGCGCGCGCACCGACCGGCTGGACGAAGAAGGCCGCAGCCTGCTGGACATTGCGCGGGAATCCCAGCAATGGGCGGCGCTCCGCGCGCTGCAGGACCACGGCGATGCAAAGGTCGCGAAGTGGCAGGCGCTGGCCGATGCCGACGAGGTGGCGAATGTGTCGATCATGCGCGACCTTGGTTATAAACTGACGCAGGTGTTCAACACGCGCACCGCGCGCCTGACGACCATCACCCACAATTTCGAAACCGGCCGCGATGAAACGGTCGTGCGCCCGCTGACCGAAGCCGATAAACCGGCGGTCGATGAGGCGGTGAAGCAGCTGGCCGCGCTCAAAACCCCCGCACAGAAACCGGCGGTGCAGCCATGAGCCGCAAAAAACCCTTCAACGCCTCGGCGAAAAAGAACGAAATAGAGTTCCAGATTTTCTGCGACCTCGACGGCGTGCTGACCGATTTCGACGGCCATGCGAAAAAGCATGGCAAGTTCAACGAAAAAGGCCAGCCGAAATGGGAAGAGCTGGACCGCAAATGGTGGGAAACCATGCCCGCCTATGAAGGTGCCAAGGCGTTTTTCGACGGCTTGCGCGCACGCGGCCGCACCCGCATGCTGACCGCGCCGATCCTGAACGCCGATTGTTTCCGCGGCAAGGCGGAATGGGTGAAGGAATTCCGCAAATCGCGCTTCGGGCTGCTTGATCTGATTATCGCGAAGGCCGAAGACAAAAACCTGCTCGCGCGTCCGCATCACATCCTGGTCGATGACCGCCAGAAAAATATCGACGAATGGGTGCATGCCGGCGGCATCGGCATCCTGCATACCGGTGATTATGCCGACACGCTGAAACGCGTGGATGCGGCGATGGAAAAATTCCGCCGCGAAAACGATCCGTCCCTGCCGCCCCCGCCGCCCGTGGTCGATGATTACAAGACCTTGAAAGTATTCATCGGCACCAACGGCGTGTTGGCCGATTTCCAGACGCATCTGGAGACGGAAAACAAGATCGACGCCAAGGGCAAGACGAAATGGACCGCGCTGACAGCGGGCTGGTTCAAAACCATTCCGGCCTTCAATGGTGCAAAACAGTTCTATGAAGACGTGAAGGAAGCGGTGAAGGATGCCGTGACCGGCAAATCGCAGGTACGCTTCCTGACCGGCCCCGTGCCGATCCCCGACAGTTTCGAGGGTGCTGCCGAATGGACGATGGGTTTCCGCCCTGAATCAAAAAAATTCGCGCTGCTGGATATCGTTATCGCGCGGTCGGGCGACAAGGAATTGCTGGCGCGGCCGAACAACATCCTGATCGACG
This sequence is a window from Alphaproteobacteria bacterium. Protein-coding genes within it:
- a CDS encoding ankyrin repeat domain-containing protein; this encodes MDFSKVKTALKAVKKYLTTQQALDARLLEAVKKDDVTKALAAIADGANPSSGGRSWDIDSPLLYAISTDNAAMVKALLGAKADPNKKIGYSSDTPFTEAAQKGNVEIMAALIDAGANLNTKGERGNTAFAHAVAARNAPLIALLAEKGAATDTFNKYGWSPLSYATRNGDTATMKLVLDKGARTDRLDEEGRSLLDIARESQQWAALRALQDHGDAKVAKWQALADADEVANVSIMRDLGYKLTQVFNTRTARLTTITHNFETGRDETVVRPLTEADKPAVDEAVKQLAALKTPAQKPAVQP